TGAAGTTGTTGATTATTTGAAAAATGATCAATATCCTCAGGGTATAAATTATTTTCCGTGTATAATCCCGAATTGGGATAATACAGCACGTGCAGGAATCAATGCGTTGATTTTTAAAAATTCAAACCCTGATGATTGGGCAAAATGGATAAGTTATACTATTGATAAATTAAAAAATAGAGAACAAAAGGAAAAATTTATAGTGATAAAATCCTGGAATGAATGGGCAGAAGGTAATTATTTGGAACCATGCAGTAAATTTGGATACAAGTGGTTAGAAGAATTAAAAAAGGCAAAAAACAAATTGTAATTTTTTTTAAAATATAAAAGAGAGGTACTTTTTTATTTTGGAATAGAAGGATAAAGTTTATGGAAGTATTTGTTCCGCATCAAAACGTTAATAACATTTATTTGGAAGAAATTATTCGTTTTTCGGATAGTAAATTTATCTTTGGAAATATAAATGAATATAAAAGCAGTTTTAAAATTGTTAATATACATTTTCCCGAAGCGATCTTTAACTGGAAAAGGCCTACAGAAGATGAGTTAATAGATTTAGAAAGGGAGTTATTGCTCTGGAAAAAACATTCTAAGATTGTGTTTACTCTAAACGATATAGAATCACATTATGACCGGGAAAATAAATTTATAAATTTATTTAGGTTAATTCAAAGACATGTTGATGCTGTTATACATTTAGGGAATTATTCTTTTGAAAAATTCAAACATCTGTTTTCTGAAAACTGTTCACATGTGGTAATTTATCATCCATTATATGCTAGTTTGACAGAGAATTATAAAACGGAAAGTTTCTCGAAAGAACTTAAAATAAATCTAAAAGAAAAGTATATAGTTACAGTTATTGGTGCTCTTAGATCTGCTGATGAAGCAAAACTGGTTTTTAAAATTTTTAATAAAATACCGGTTAAGAATAAATTTCTTGTAGTACCAACTATGTTTCAGTTTATAAATATGCCTTCCTATTTTCCTTATCGTTTTAGGAAAATTTACAGAGCCGTGGTCGAACGAATATTCTGTTATCCACTGCAAAAGAAAGATTACTTTTTTGGATACACGTTTTTAGACCATAAATATATGGTAGACTTAGTCGAAAAATCATCCTTGGTAATCATACCAAGAATAAAAAATTTAAACTCAGGTAACCTTTATTTAGGATTAACCTTTGATAAGCCAATGATAATACCTAAGGTTGGTAATTTGACAGAAATTGCAGATTTGTTTAATTTTCCAGTACTGGATTTAAAAAAAAATAATTTTGAAGAGGTTATTAAAATTCAGTTAGATCCAAAAATTGAATTCTCTTTTAAAACTAATGATTACTTAGAGAAAAAGAAAGTATTTATGCCGAACAAAATTGCCAAAGAATATGACTCTTTTTTTAATAATTTGATAAACACAAAATGAATCCATTAGTTTCTATAATTATTCCTTGTTACAATCAGGGTAAATTTATAAATGAGACGCTTCAGTCTGTTTATCTGCAAACTTATATCACTTGGGAATGCATAATTGTTAATGATGGCAGTACTGATAATACTGAAGAAATTGCCAAATCATGGGAAGCTAAAGACAGTAGGTTCAAATATTATTATAAAAAAAATAGTGGTGTAAGTAGTACAAGAAATTTTGGTATTTCAAAGGCTTCCGGAATGTATCTTCAATTTTTAGATTCAGATGATCTTTTGGATGAAAAAAAAATACAATTTTCTGTAGATGAAATACTTAAGTCTGATGAAGTAAAAAAACAAGTCGTTATTTCAAATTTTAAAATGATATCGGCCAATTCTAAGGAAATTTTACCGCCATTTTGTGAATTGACGGAAAAATCATTTACACTTGAAAATTTTTTGTACAATTTATTCTCGATTCAGCTGCAATGCGGTTTTTTTGATATAAAGCTGTTTGAGAATATAAAATTCCCCGAAAATTTATCAGCTCAGGAGGATTGGATTGTATGGATTGCTATTTTAAAAACAAACCCCGGATATAGCTTTATTGATCTGCCGTTGGCTTACTATAGAATTAATCCTTCAGGAAGAATGAATACGATTGGTGCCGATGATAATCAAATCAAAATTTTAGACCCATTAAAGCAAATATTGACTTATGACGAATACTATAAGTTTTCGGTCGATTTAATGACGCGATATTTTAATTCGGCTAAATTGTTTAGAAATAATTTGAATGCAGTTAAAAGATCAAAAAGTTATCAATCCGGAATATTGCTAAAAAAAGGGCTAAAAAAGATTGGGGTGTTGAAAATTGGGCAATTTTTCTTTAAAAGAGTTATCAAGTTCAAAACTAAAGAGTTGTAGTCTATAAATTTTTCCTAATAAAAAAATGATTTCAATAATTATTTGTTCCAGAGATATTAGCCTTTATACTAAAATACATAAAAGTATTGAAGAAACTATTGGTATAACTGAATATGAAATTATAAAGATTGATAATTCGGTAGAAAATTTAGCTATTGTGAAATCTTATAATATCGGAATTCAAAAATCAAAATTTGAGTATTTGTTGTTCGTTCATGAAGATGTTCTTTTTCATACCGTAAATTGGGGGCAGATTCTTGTCGATATTTTCGATTCAAATTCTAAGCTTGGACTGATTGGAGTTGCCGGGACTAAATATAAAAGTAAGTTTCCGAGTGCGTTTTGGCATACAAAAGAAGAGCTTTTAAATATTAATTTGATTCAGCATTATCCAAATAAACCAAAAAGTCATTTAAAACTGGGTTTTATCGAAAATCACATGGAAAAAGTTGTAGCAATTGACGGTGTTTTTATAGCACTTAAAAAAAATACAGGAGTTCAGTTTAATGAAAAAATTTCTGGTTTTCATTGTTACGATTTAGGTATTAGTGTTGATATTTTAGAAAAAGGATATCAAATTGTAGTAACCGATCAGATTTTAATAGAGCATTTTTCTAATGGAAATACGAATTTAGATTTTATAAATGGAGTTATTAAATTTCATGATTTGTATAAAAAT
The sequence above is drawn from the Flavobacterium sp. N2038 genome and encodes:
- a CDS encoding glycosyltransferase family 2 protein, whose translation is MNPLVSIIIPCYNQGKFINETLQSVYLQTYITWECIIVNDGSTDNTEEIAKSWEAKDSRFKYYYKKNSGVSSTRNFGISKASGMYLQFLDSDDLLDEKKIQFSVDEILKSDEVKKQVVISNFKMISANSKEILPPFCELTEKSFTLENFLYNLFSIQLQCGFFDIKLFENIKFPENLSAQEDWIVWIAILKTNPGYSFIDLPLAYYRINPSGRMNTIGADDNQIKILDPLKQILTYDEYYKFSVDLMTRYFNSAKLFRNNLNAVKRSKSYQSGILLKKGLKKIGVLKIGQFFFKRVIKFKTKEL
- a CDS encoding glycosyltransferase family protein codes for the protein MISIIICSRDISLYTKIHKSIEETIGITEYEIIKIDNSVENLAIVKSYNIGIQKSKFEYLLFVHEDVLFHTVNWGQILVDIFDSNSKLGLIGVAGTKYKSKFPSAFWHTKEELLNINLIQHYPNKPKSHLKLGFIENHMEKVVAIDGVFIALKKNTGVQFNEKISGFHCYDLGISVDILEKGYQIVVTDQILIEHFSNGNTNLDFINGVIKFHDLYKNKLPKSIDHKNKNLGSLALKKFLELCLYHRMVPLRLWLFNIRHRPFDKLNYKIMKLKIYTLKTKFKFNV